Proteins encoded within one genomic window of Neodiprion fabricii isolate iyNeoFabr1 chromosome 6, iyNeoFabr1.1, whole genome shotgun sequence:
- the LOC124184177 gene encoding MAP kinase-activating death domain protein isoform X9, with product MDIQKKFLCPRLVDYLAIVGARPPSASRQPVQVPELLRRYPVEDHKDFPLPLDMVYFCQPEGCSSVGPKRTVLREATSFTFTLTDKDSGKTRYGICVNFYRPIERGGSMGGGVTGRRDRHSTTFRRESWRKSMEKSSDSAFSRAVLYSDYRSSAVGPSDSERDCPSRRDSDTPHAPHAPRLGVTAPSGDSESGGSHSPSPRASRKRQRVRNHSLTSLCIISHHPFFSTFRECLFVLKKIIDACNESSSPRRVGASRQINRDTVWSALTSQALDGTPSIVLHDVREIETWILRLLSAPVPVPGKTRVEVEILSPSLQPPLCFALPDHTRFSLVDFPLHLPLELLGVDICLKVLTLILLEHKLVLQSRDYNALSMSVMAFVTMIYPLEYMFPAIPLLPTCMSCAEQLLLAPTPFVIGIPATFLLYKKNFRMPDDIWLVDLDSNKITPPSGFGDTLPPLPEPEGTILKNHLKQAMQLMDQVGAGAMGSLVTPQPQQPSPQHASPQPLMQSPSRRESSASHHSTLSVSSARHRPSMDYSMHSQHSAANSPGTPSTSSPHHASLTPSMSPTSTQKQTSQPSPGFNPFIYGNDVHSVDVATRVAMVRFFNSQNLLANFSEHTRTLRLYPRPVVAFQINSFLRSRPRTSSFLNKFARTQAVEFLAEWSLTPSNVAFLRVHTGVFDPTQIGDKPRWYAPSLEPIYFPVWDSNGSLAAAMRTLQQLENQPTDESGSDSEGADSTSSSYSSLSDFVSEMVSSDLSPSYHCPQATQPQPMSLSVDPKNVYNPPSSLQYPGADDDPPTRPGSPLSTSSSQSDLSSPSFNRDSELELNPRIQEGSQAAKSDNVPPLSPGPQRQPSVGNVLARTSSFGSAVGPLLPRQPSSGSNNGSPTLPRQATTGNGVQRHHSGNSNVPRQNSGNSTGTGVIRQGSQGSLFEQFASQAKDLVRETTRQSSQDGLLAHMDKLKHQAREKINEAGEESLFAPLEQLTQQTKKAMGEASKSVQEVSKNALEASKTAAGVSKNTFDDLTYVGKSTFGDLTKSAKEAATKKGLLKGLSDSQQSPPHTSPPPGPLQRRDSSSTQLVASDSRAGRRDIGRDFFSNISSDLNGIAAQTSSMFSDLFGNKHNSNRNANPLPQSQKSKEKSQTFGPFPKGRKGLVERSSLIKHSTNKPSQEELQRMQNVERSSTNSDNQAFLTDIVNQALAGEGVGWLKLNRLKKLMEDESYRNLVVTNLNKGLERKISPDDHIDDVCVSRPVYKGMLKCLQAVVHGLVHTYSNFGPGGMASVFQLMEIAHTHYWSKDLTEGGFESSLISQTSSPFGSKENLRSPQSPKQPDLSDLSRKSSLQQSSELPQLRLEMSHPQLPAGGDENQSTTEMFLDMFSKKGKLLSRLTSFDSEGGRGAGGGTGSSEALSTDGGSIITNPAFRQAHQASFRSTVSDSEVEQGNFPHQTKQRTASVWSSKSSLSTGFRYHGGSLVPTVTTPSPEAARTYLFEGLLGKERSSLWDQMQFWEDAFLDAVSQERDMVGMDQGPGEMMERYKSLSESERRRLEHDEDRLLCTLLHNLTAILVMLNVDKGELKRKVRRLLGKSHIGLIYSQELNQLLDQMTNLHGNDIDLKPLTSRQMHRQSFTVHAGVDAEGDLRFLEVRHDGLVLRSVNGVIVERWWYERLVNMTYSPKNKVLCLWRRNGGQTQLHKYYTKKCKDLYYCIKDAMEKAAQRGRGAGSGVELGGEFPVQDMRTGEGGLLQVCMEGVGLLFANSKDFEFFVRLDHIRKCFTQKGGIFVLEEFNPKTRQVIQRKYKSQLADQICYAVLCVFSYLAAGMEDRKQLQQQQQQQYLHQPTGSGAQAMHGSGLSQAGSPRHH from the exons ATGGATAtacaaaagaaatttctgTGCCCTCGCCTGGTTGATTACCTGGCCATTGTGGGGGCAAGACCTCCATCGGCTTCTCGACAGCCCGTTCAG GTACCAGAGCTACTACGGAGATATCCTGTGGAAGATCACAAGGATTTTCCACTACCCCTTGACATGGTTTACTTTTGCCAACCCGAGGGCTGTAGTAGCGTAGGACCTAAACGCACAGTCCTGCGAGAAGCTACTTCCTTCACCTTCACACTTACTGACAAGGATTCTG GAAAAACACGTTACGGAATATGTGTGAATTTCTACCGACCCATAGAACGCGGCGGAAGTATGGGCGGAGGGGTGACAGGCAGGAGGGATAGGCACAGTACAACTTTTCGTCGTGAAAGCTGGAGAAAAAGCATGGAGAAAAGTTCGGACTCAGCATTTTCTAG AGCTGTTCTTTATAGCGACTATAGGAGCAGTGCGGTAGGACCAAGTGACTCTGAAAGGGACTGTCCAAGCAGGAGAGACTCGGACACACCACATGCACCTCATGCCCCAAGACTCGGTGTCACAGCACCGAGCGGAGACAGCGAAAGTGGAGGTAGTCATTCTCCTTCTCCAAGAGCTTCGCGAAAACGTCAG CGTGTGAGGAATCATTCTTTGACATCGCTCTGCATAATCTCTCATCATCcatttttctcaacatttcGAGAATGCTTGTttgttctgaaaaaaatcatcgacgCCTGCAACGAGAGTTCTTCCCCGAGGAGGGTGGGAGCCTCGAGACAAATTAACAG AGACACTGTATGGAGCGCGCTAACAAGTCAGGCTCTTGACGGCACTCCGTCAATTGTACTTCATGATGTCAGAGAAATCGAAACGTGGATTCTGCGACTACTAAGTGCCCCTGTTCCCGTTCCTGGAAAGACTAGAGTAGAAGTTGAAATACTCTCTCCGTCGTTACAACCGCCGCTCTGCTTTGCTCTACCTGATCACACCAGATTTTCATTGGTCGACTTTCCGCTTCATCTTCCCTTGGAATTATTAGGTGTCGACATATGTTTGAAAGTTCTGACGCTCATTTTACTTGAACATAAG cttgtGCTGCAATCCCGAGATTATAACGCCTTGTCAATGTCAGTTATGGCATTTGTTACCATGATCTATCCACTGGAATATATGTTTCCTGCAATCCCACTGCTTCCGACATGTATGAGCTGTGCAGAGCAACTGCTGCTGGCTCCTACACCATTTGTTATTGGAATTCCAGCAACTTTCTTACTATATAAAAAGAACTTCAGAATGCCCGATGATATTTGGCTCGTCGATTTAGACAGCAATAAAATTACACCACCTAGTGGCTTTGGTGATACATTACCACCGCTGCCTGAACCGGAGGGTACTATTTTAAAGAATCATCTCAAACAG GCAATGCAACTCATGGACCAAGTTGGAGCTGGT GCAATGGGTAGCTTGGTAACCCCGCAACCACAGCAGCCTTCACCACAGCATGCGTCACCACAACCTTTGATGCAGTCGCCTAGTAGAAGAGAAAGCTCCGCGTCGCATCACTCAACTTTAAG TGTTTCTTCCGCTCGACACCGACCCAGCATGGACTACAGTATGCACAGTCAACATAGTGCTGCAAATTCCCCTGGAACGCCATCCACGTCCAGTCCACATCACGCGTCATTAACACCTTCAATGAGTCCAACTTCGACCCAAAAACAAACCTCTCAACCGTCACCTGGCTTTAATCCATTTATCTACGGAAACGACGTTCATTCCGTTGATGTAGCGACTCGTGTTGCTATGGTCCGCTTTTTCAACTCTCAAAACTTGTTGGCAAACTTCAGCGAACACACAAGAACATTGAGACTCTATCCAAGGCCGGTAGTAGCCTTTCAAATCAATTCGTTCCTGAGATCAAGACCGAGAACCAGcagttttttgaataaatttgcaaGGACGCAAGCAGTCGAATTCTTAGCAGAGTGGTCGCTCACTCCAAGTAATGTGGCTTTCCTGAGAGTACACACAGGTGTATTCGACCCTACTCAAATTGGCGACAAACCGCGTTGGTACGCTCCCAGCTTAGAGCCAATATATTTTCCCGTTTGGGATTCGAACGGTTCCCTGGCTGCAGCAATGAGAACTTTACAACAACTTGAAAATCAGCCAACGGATGAAAGTGGATCTGACTCTGAGGGAGCTGATAGTACCAGTTCGTCTTACTCTTCGCTTAGCGATTTTGTATCGGAAATGGTATCTTCCGATCTTTCACCCA gCTACCATTGCCCTCAAGCAACGCAGCCGCAACCAATGTCTCTTTCGGTTGATCCAAAGAATGTTTACAATCCCCCTAGTTCTTTACAATATCCTGGCGCTGACGACGATCCCCCTACCAGACCTGGAAGTCCACTAAGTACGTCATCCAGTCAGAGTGATCTGAGCAGTCCCAGTTTCAACAGGGATTCCGAGCTTGAATTAAATCCAAGGATTCAAGAGGGTTCGCAAGCAGCTAAAAGTGATAAT GTTCCGCCACTCAGTCCAGGGCCGCAACGCCAACCAAGTGTAGGCAATGTTCTGGCACGTACATCGAGCTTCGGATCAGCGGTTGGACCTCTTCTTCCAAGACAACCAAGTAGTGGCAGTAACAATGGGTCACCTACATTACCTCGTCAAGCGACTACTGGTAATGGCGTTCAGCGTCATCATAGTGGAAACAGCAATGTTCCTCGGCAAAACAGTGGAAATAGTACTGGAACCGGTGTGATCAGACAGGGGTCGCAAGGGTCGTTATTTGAACAATTTGCCTCACAAGCTAAAGATTTAGTTAGGGAGACGACAAGACAGAGTAGTCAAGATGGACTGCTCGCTCATATGGACAAG CTGAAGCATCAAgcgagggaaaaaataaatgaagctGGCGAAGAAAGCTTATTTGCACCTTTGGAACAG CTTACGCAGCAAACGAAGAAAGCTATGGGTGAAGCATCGAAGTCAGTTCAGGAAGTATCAAAGAATGCCTTAGAAGCGAGTAAAACAGCTGCAGGTGTTAGTAAAAATACCTTTGATGATCTGACCTATGTGGGAAAGAGCACTTTTGGTGATTTGACTAAAAGTGCTAAAGAAGCTGCGACCAAAAAAGGGTTGCTCAAG GGACTCAGTGATTCCCAGCAATCACCTCCGCACACTTCTCCACCACCTGGTCCGCTTCAACGAAGAGACTCTAGTAGTACCCAGTTAGTCGCGTCTGACTCTCGTGCTGGTAGAAGAGATATTGGGCGGGATTTTTTTAGCAATATAAGCAGTGATCTGAATGGCATAGCTGCGCAAACTAGCAGTATGTTTAGTGATTTATTTG GTAATAAGCATAACTCTAATCGGAACGCCAATCCTCTTCCTCAATCGCAAAAATCCAAAGAGAAATCTCAGACATTTGGACCCTTCCCTAAAG GTAGAAAAGGGCTGGTCGAGAGATCGTCGTTGATAAAACATTCAACCAACAAACCTAGTCAGGAGGAATTACAACGGATGCAAAATGTAGAGCGATCGAGTACAAATAGCGATAATCAAGCATTCCTGACAGAT ATTGTAAACCAGGCATTAGCTGGAGAAGGAGTGGGCTGGCTCAAATTGAATAGGTTGAAAAAACTAATGGAAGATGAGAGTTATCGCAATCTTGTTGTAACTAATTTGAATAAGGGtcttgagagaaaaataagcCCCGATGATCATATCGATGACGTT TGCGTTTCACGGCCAGTTTATAAAGGGATGCTGAAGTGCCTTCAAGCTGTAGTGCACGGCCTGGTACATACTTATAGCAATTTTGGACCAGGTGGTATGGCATCTGTATTCCAACTGATGGAAATTGCACATACACACTACTGGAGCAAAGACCTAACAGAGGGAGGATTTGAAAGTTCTCTCATATCTCAG ACTTCCAGTCCGTTTGGtagtaaagaaaatttgagGTCCCCACAGTCACCGAAGCAGCCTGACTTGTCAGACTTATCTAGGAAATCATCCCTTCAACAGTCTTCAG AGTTACCACAACTCAGATTGGAAATGTCACATCCTCAATTACCTGCAGGTGGAGATGAAAATCAATCGACCACAGAAATGTTTCTCGATATGTTTTcgaagaaaggaaaattaCTCAGCAGATTAACGTCATTTGACTCAGAG GGAGGGCGTGGTGCAGGTGGCGGTACAGGAAGCAGCGAAGCCCTCTCGACTGATGGAGGCAGCATTATCACGAATCCTGCATTTCGGCAAGCACACCAGGCCTCTTTTCGCAGTACCGTCTCTGATAGTGAGGTTGAGCAAGGCAAT TTTCCACACCAAACTAAACAGCGAACTGCGAGTGTTTGGTCCAGCAAGTCGTCTTTAAGCACTGGATTTAGATATCACGGTGGAAGTCTTGTTCCAACAGTAACAACACCGAGTCCAGAAGCAGCTCGAACTTATCTTTTTGAAG gATTATTGGGCAAAGAAAGATCTTCTCTCTGGGATCAAATGCAGTTTTGGGAGGATGCGTTCCTTGACGCTGTCTCTCAGGAGCGTGATATGGTGGGCATGGATCAGGGACCAGGAGAAATGATGGAAAG GTACAAGAGTCTGAGTGAAAGCGAGAGGAGGAGGCTGGAGCATGATGAGGACAGATTATTATGTACTTTACTTCACAATCTGACAGCTATTTTGGTAATGCTCAATGTTGATAAGGGAGAATTGAAGCGTAAAGTGCGTAGATTGCTCGGAAAAAGTCACATCGGCCTCATTTACAGTCAAGAGCTTAATCAGCTATTGGATCAAATGACCAATCTT CATGGCAATGACATTGATCTAAAGCCTCTCACTTCTCGTCAAATGCACCGTCAATCATTTACTGTTCATGCTGGTGTCGATGCCGAAGGTGATTTGCGTTTTTTGGAAGTACGACACGATGGTTTGGTACTCAGATCGGTAAATGGTGTGATTGTCGAGCGCTGGTGGTACGAGCGCTTGGTTAATATGACTTATAGTCCTAAGAATAAAGTCCTCTGTCTTTGGAGGCGAAATGGAGGGCAAACTCAACTGCATAAATATTACACTAAAAAG tgTAAAGAcctatattattgtataaaagaCGCAATGGAGAAAGCGGCACAACGAGGTCGAGGTGCTGGTTCGGGTGTAGAATTAGGTGGTGAGTTTCCAGTGCAAGATATGCGCACGGGTGAGGGGGGCCTTCTCCAAGTATGCATGGAGGGCGTGGGTCTACTCTTCGCTAATAGCAAG GATTTCGAG TTTTTTGTAAGACTCGATCATATCCGCAAGTGCTTTACACAGAAGGGTGGGATCTTCGTTTTGGAAGAATTCA ATCCTAAAACTAGACAAGTAATTCAACGTAAATATAAGTCACAATTG GCAGATCAGATCTGCTATGCAGTTCTCTGTGTCTTTTCGTATCTTGCTGCTGGCATGGAAGATCGTAAACAGttacagcagcagcaacaacagcaataTCTACATCAGCCTACAGGCAGTGGTGCGCAAGCGATGCATGGATCTGGATTATCGCAGGCGGGTTCCCCACGTCACCACTGA